From Proteiniborus ethanoligenes, a single genomic window includes:
- a CDS encoding MurR/RpiR family transcriptional regulator, with the protein MDDKKKDLMKVIQMNFTRLSKGQKIIAEYIMSNYDKAAFMTASKLGEVVGVSESTVVRFATSLGFSGYPSLQSALQELIKNKLTTVQRLSMSDNYSNNEVGLKKILRTDMENIKATIDDMNVETFEKVVDSILEARRIYILGLRSSTALADYLGFYLGILVDDVKVVKTGTSDVFEQILRVTKDDLVIGISYPRYSRRTLDVLKYVKGQQCKIVGITDSLVSPIANIADYTLIARSNMLSFVDSLVAPMSLINALIIAIGIREKDNIKKYFNELEIIWKEFNIYDSKDKTSQNDK; encoded by the coding sequence ATGGATGATAAAAAAAAGGATTTAATGAAAGTAATACAAATGAATTTTACTAGGTTAAGTAAAGGGCAAAAGATTATTGCTGAATATATTATGTCCAACTATGATAAGGCTGCTTTTATGACGGCTTCAAAGCTAGGAGAGGTAGTAGGGGTAAGTGAATCTACAGTAGTAAGATTTGCTACATCACTTGGATTTTCTGGTTATCCTAGCTTGCAAAGTGCATTGCAGGAATTAATCAAAAACAAGTTAACTACAGTGCAAAGACTAAGTATGTCTGATAACTATTCAAATAATGAAGTTGGATTAAAAAAAATTCTAAGGACTGACATGGAAAACATTAAAGCTACAATAGATGATATGAATGTTGAAACATTTGAAAAAGTCGTGGATAGTATTTTAGAGGCTAGAAGAATCTATATTTTAGGTTTGCGAAGTTCAACTGCATTAGCAGATTATTTAGGATTTTACCTAGGAATACTTGTAGATGATGTAAAAGTTGTTAAGACGGGAACAAGTGATGTTTTTGAACAAATATTAAGAGTAACTAAGGATGATTTAGTAATAGGAATAAGCTACCCAAGATATTCAAGAAGAACTTTAGATGTACTCAAATATGTTAAAGGTCAACAATGTAAAATTGTTGGGATTACTGATAGTTTAGTTTCGCCCATAGCAAACATAGCAGATTATACTTTAATTGCAAGAAGTAATATGCTGTCCTTTGTAGATTCTTTAGTTGCCCCTATGAGCTTAATAAATGCTTTGATTATAGCAATAGGTATCAGAGAAAAAGATAATATAAAAAAATACTTTAATGAATTAGAAATTATTTGGAAAGAGTTTAATATTTATGATAGTAAGGATAAAACAAGTCAGAATGATAAGTAA
- a CDS encoding 2-oxoacid:acceptor oxidoreductase family protein translates to MSNQYEIRLSGSGGQGLILAGIILAEAAIEDGKNSVQSQSYGPEARGGASRSEVIISNNEIYYPKVNECDLMLALTQLACDKYVDTLKKGGTLVIDDTINPPHRNDIDIISIPIVGTANEKLNKPMVANIIALGAINCISGIVSKESLKNAVLSKVPRGTELLNEKALEEGMKLINGCKE, encoded by the coding sequence ATGTCTAATCAATATGAAATACGATTAAGTGGTTCAGGTGGTCAAGGTTTAATATTAGCTGGAATAATTTTAGCTGAAGCGGCTATAGAAGACGGGAAAAATTCTGTTCAATCCCAGTCATATGGACCAGAAGCCAGGGGTGGAGCAAGCAGGTCTGAAGTAATAATTAGTAATAATGAAATTTATTACCCTAAGGTTAATGAATGTGATTTAATGTTGGCTTTAACCCAACTTGCATGTGATAAATATGTAGATACCTTAAAAAAAGGTGGAACTTTAGTTATTGATGATACTATTAATCCACCACATAGAAATGATATAGATATAATAAGCATTCCAATAGTAGGTACTGCAAATGAAAAGCTTAATAAACCAATGGTTGCAAATATAATAGCTCTTGGAGCAATAAACTGTATATCGGGAATTGTTTCTAAGGAGTCTTTGAAAAACGCAGTATTAAGTAAAGTACCAAGAGGAACCGAACTTTTAAATGAAAAGGCTTTAGAGGAAGGTATGAAGCTAATTAATGGATGCAAGGAATGA
- a CDS encoding 2-oxoacid:ferredoxin oxidoreductase subunit beta translates to MPSKLVETYFRSNKLPHIWCPGCSNGIVMRAIVKALDNLNMNKDDVCIVSGIGCSSRATGYLDFNTLHTTHGRALSFATGIKMANPKLEVIVITGDGDSAAIGGNHLIHSARRNIGITTIVFNNNIYGMTGGQYSPATPTGAMGTTAPYGNIDSNFDLCQLVKAAGATYVARSTAFHTNMIISQVEEGIRNKGFSFIEVASICPTYYGRKNKMGNAVDMMKNFKENTVNIKAAEKMNLEQINNKLIIGEIHKATKPEYTEEYQKIIDSFQKER, encoded by the coding sequence GTGCCTAGTAAACTTGTTGAAACTTATTTTAGGTCAAATAAATTACCTCATATTTGGTGTCCTGGATGCAGCAATGGAATAGTTATGAGAGCTATTGTGAAGGCTTTGGACAATTTAAATATGAATAAAGATGACGTATGCATTGTATCTGGAATTGGCTGTTCTTCTAGAGCTACTGGATATTTAGATTTTAACACTTTACATACAACACATGGAAGAGCACTATCATTTGCAACAGGTATTAAAATGGCTAATCCAAAGCTAGAGGTCATTGTTATTACTGGAGATGGAGATAGTGCCGCTATTGGCGGTAACCATTTAATACATTCTGCAAGAAGAAATATTGGCATAACTACAATAGTTTTCAATAATAATATTTATGGTATGACAGGTGGACAGTATTCTCCGGCAACACCAACAGGTGCTATGGGGACAACAGCTCCTTATGGAAATATTGATTCAAACTTTGATTTATGTCAATTAGTAAAAGCAGCCGGAGCAACTTATGTTGCTAGATCAACAGCTTTCCATACAAACATGATTATTAGTCAAGTTGAAGAAGGAATTAGAAACAAAGGATTTTCTTTTATTGAAGTTGCAAGTATTTGCCCAACATATTACGGTAGAAAAAATAAAATGGGCAATGCTGTTGATATGATGAAAAACTTTAAAGAAAATACTGTTAATATTAAAGCTGCAGAAAAAATGAATCTAGAACAAATAAATAATAAGCTTATTATAGGCGAAATTCATAAAGCTACCAAGCCTGAATATACAGAAGAGTATCAAAAAATAATTGATAGTTTTCAAAAGGAGAGATAG